GGGTGCGTATACCGGCACTTCGGCGCGTTCACCGACTACCTGGAGCTGGGTGACCGCGTTGGGCCGCTGGAGGTCGGCAGCCACAAGCAGGGGGGTGTGGCCGGCATCCTTGAGCCAGTAGCCCAGCTTGCCGGCCAGCGTGGTCTTGCCTGCACCCTGCAGCCCGGCCAGCATGATGACTGTGGGCGGGTTCTTGGCGAAATTGAGTGGTCGATCCACTCCCGCGCCCAGGATGCTGGTCAGTTCGTCGTAGACGATGGAGACCACCTGCTGGGCCGGGTTCAGAGCCTTGGAGACCTCCTCGCCCAGGGCGCGTTCCCGGATGCGTCCGGTAAAGGAGCGCACCACGTCCAGGGAGACATCAGCATCCAGAAGGGCGCGCCGGATCTCACGGATTGTGCCGTCGATGTCGGCCTCGGTCAGTTTCCCCTTGGAACGCAGATGGGTGAAGGCCTGGGAGAGCCGATCGGTCAAAGATGAAAATGCTGCCATAATGTCCCAAGTCTACCTGTCAGCCGGGAGATTGGCTCTGGTTTCAGCAAGGCCTGTGCCCTGAGCCGACCAACCGTAGGCAGTTGCGGAAAATTCGATACTGCTGGGCAAACGGCTGTACTGCTTTTGGTGTGAGTAGTTCGGCAATAATGACTGAACATGTGCGTGGGGATTATTGCTCGGGGAGAGAGAGTTTGTGAGGCTTGATAAGAGAAGACATGAGCCTTATATTGTGTTCTCTTGACATGACCCTTGACAAGCTTCTATACTAAATCGAAACGATTCGACATCTCGAGTGCATCGATGGAGATGGTCAACGCTCAGCAATGCGCCCGAAGTCGAAACCTTTCGACATGTTGAATCGCAGTAGATGGATGCAAGGATGCAAGGAAGTTAGGAGCCATCATGAAGATCAGAAGAGGGATCGGAGCGGCCTTGGCCTTGACACTGTCGATCCTGCCACTGGCGGCCTGCGGATCGGGGGGCGATGCTCCCCAGGAAGCCCATCCGTCCAGCATCAAGATCTGGTACTACGAAGAGCCCAGCAGCGGACAGGCCCGGGGCTGGCTGAAGGCTGCCGATATCTTTACCCGGCAGACCGGTATCAAAGTGGACTTCGAGGTCAAATCTTTTACGCAGATCGCCCAGAATGGCAGCCAGTTCCTCAACTCGGACGACGCACCGGACGTCATGGAGTCCAATCGCGGCAACGGTTCGGCCGGGGTCCTGTCCACCCTGCAGCTGCTGACCGACCTGAAGCCCTATGTGCAAAAGTACGGCTGGGACAAGAAGGTCCGCGGCCAGGCGGCGGCAGTGGGCAAGTACGACAAGCGCGGTGTCATGGACGGGGATACCTGGTACGGGGTTTCCTCCTACGCGGAGATGCAGCGCGTCTACTACAACAAGGACCTCTTCGCCAAGTACAAGATCCCCATCCCGCAAACCTTTGACCAGTTTGTGGCAGCCCTCAAGGCCTTCAAGAGTCATGGGGTCACGCCCATAGCGGCCGATGCCCAGGAATACGGGGTGCTGTGGCTCTGGTGGTAGCTGGCCATGACCAAGGCCGATGCCCAATTCGTCGATGACTGGCAGCTCTACAAGCATCCCGTCAACTGGCGCAGCAAGCCGCTGACCTTCGCCACCAACACCATCCGCGACTGGATCGACAAGGGATACATTTCCAAGAACGCCACCGGTATGAAGGCCGAAGACACGACCACGGCATTCATCAAGGGGACCTATCCCATCTACCAGACCGGCACCTGGAACCAGACCCGCTTCATGGAGCAGGTCAAGGCCTTCGACTGGACGGCATCCATCTTCCCAGGGGCCAGGATGGTCGAGGGTTGTGCGGGCAACCTGCTGGTCATTCCGCAGAAGTCCCGGCGCAAGGATGCCGCAGCCCGCTATATCAACGTGGTCCTGTCCAAGGAGGTTCAAAACTACATCGGCAACAAGGGCGGCGTGCCAGTGGCGGCTGATACGGACGCCATCACCAACCCCAAGAGCCGTGACCTGGTCAACGAATACACCAAAGCCTCGGACGCCAGCCGGATGAGCTACTACCCCGACTACCCTGCGCCCAACCTGACCGACGCCATGCCGGCCGCTTTCCAAGAGCTGGTCAACGGCACCAAGAGCCCCGACCAGGTTCTGGACACCCTGCATAAGAACTACGACGACGGCGTCGCCCAGCTCGATCTGGATGACGACTGAGTTGCGTCAATCCGCCAAGGAGAGTACAAGCATGTCTGACACACATAGCAGGAAGAAGGCGCAGTCCCGCATACCGGGCAGTGCGCCCTCGCGGTTCGTCCCTTATCTGATCCCCGGTCTGATAGGCATCGTGGCCATCGTCATCGTGCCCATCTTCTGGAACATCTACCTGAGCTTCACCCGTTGGAGGGGGGTGGGGCCGACCAAATGGGTGGGTCTGCGCAACTGGCGACGACTCATGGGCGACTCGACCTTCTGGGTCTCCTTCGGGCACACCCTCTGGATCATCGTGGCCATCGTCATTATTCCCACGGTTCTGGGTCTGCTGATCTCCTCGGCCCTGACCGATGTGATCCAGAAGAAGTTCGGCCCCCACACCTCTTCGACCCTGCGGGCCCTCTATTACCTGCCCCAGGTCCTGCCTGTGGCCGTGGCCACCATCATCATGGGCTGGATCTTCCGGCCTGAAGACGGTGCGGTCAACGATTTGCTGACCAAGA
The window above is part of the Bifidobacterium asteroides DSM 20089 genome. Proteins encoded here:
- a CDS encoding carbohydrate ABC transporter permease translates to MSDTHSRKKAQSRIPGSAPSRFVPYLIPGLIGIVAIVIVPIFWNIYLSFTRWRGVGPTKWVGLRNWRRLMGDSTFWVSFGHTLWIIVAIVIIPTVLGLLISSALTDVIQKKFGPHTSSTLRALYYLPQVLPVAVATIIMGWIFRPEDGAVNDLLTKIGLGGLAHNWLGSTTTALPILMVILIWIQLGYPIVIFMSGLQRVDPELYEAASLDGANWWQKFRVITLPSIIPELLVVILTSTIGALKTFAPVYLLTKGGPGTSTMVPSYYSYNQFFQVQQVGYGAAISTSLTVVIVIFSIVFTIVQKRMQKSIA